Genomic segment of Bacteroides stercoris ATCC 43183:
TCTGCTTGCGCAATTCGCTGAGGTTTTCGGTGCTTTGTGTCTCCTTGCGGATAACGAGCAGGTTGAGAATGTAGTCCAATACATCCGGCGTAACCTGTTGGGCGGCATCGCTCCATGCGCAGTCCGGGTTGCAATGGCTTTCCACAATCAGACCATTGAAGCCCAGGTCCATAGCCTGCTGGCAAAGCGGGGCAACCAACTCGCGTTTTCCGCCGATATGACTGGGGTCGCAGATGATGGGCAGGTTTGGAATGCGGCGACGCAGTTCGATGGGAATATGCCATTGCGGCAGGTTGCGGTAGAGCTTCTTGTCGTAGCTGCTGAAACCGCGGTGAATGGCTCCCAGGCGTTTCAATCCGGCATTATTGATGCGCTCCATGGCACCTATCCATAATTCCAGATCCGGATTTACGGGGTTCTTTACCAAGACCGGGATATCCACGCCTTTCAGGGCATCTGCTATTTCCTGTACGGCAAAAGGATTGGCGGTAGTGCGGGCACCCACCCAGAGTATATCTATTCCGGCTTTCAGGCATTCGTATACATGCTTGGCTGTGGCCACTTCGGTGGATACATACATGCCTGTTTCTTTCTTCACCTCTTTAAGCCAGGCAAGCCCTTCTACGCCTACACCCTCGAAACCGCCCGGTTTGGTACGGGGTTTCCAGATGCCTGCGCGGAATATCTTCATACCTTTGGCAGCCAATTGCTTGGCGGTGTCCATAACTTGTTCTTCCGTCTCTGCACTGCATGGACCGGCAATAACCAGAGGACGCTTCTCCTCGATACCCGGCAACAAGATTGATTCTAATTCAAGTTCCATATTCTTTATTTGTTTAATTATATTCGGTTGTATAAATATTTCTAAACCGTTACTCTCGCTTCTGCATCCCTTTCCTATAGCGGGTTTTCAGGCTATTAATAAATTCGAGTAGAATTTTACTATAATTTTTCAAGAATTATAGTAAAATCTTGAAGAGATTTATTAAGCGGATGAATCGGTTTTATTAATAAGCTGTTTTTCTGTAATGATTTATCTCATTCCTTTGATGCGTTTCAACGCTTCCGCCAGTTTGTCGTCCTTGCAGCAAAGCGAGATGCGGATATATCTCTTTCCGTTGCTGCCGAAGATGAATCCCGGAGTGATGAATACGTGCGCTTCGTGCAATACCCGTTCGGTCAGTTTCTCTACATCGGCGCAACTGTCGGGTATCTTTCCCCAAAGGAACATGCCTACCTGGTTCTCGTCGTAAGTACATCCCAGCTCACGCATAATCTCTCCTGCCAGTTGGCGGCGGTTGCGGTAGTTCTTGTTATTGCCTTCGTACCATTCCTCACCGGCTTCCAGGGCATTGGCTGCGGCAAGTTGCATGGCACGGAACATACCGCTGTCTATGTTGCTCTTCACTTTCAGTATCCATTGTACAAAGTCTGCATTAGAGGCGAGCATACCGATACGCCAGCCCGGCATGTTGTGGCTCTTGCTCATGGAGTTGAATTCGATGCAGCACTCTTTCGCACCCGGAATGCTGAGAATACTGATAGGGTGTTCGTTCAGAATAAAGCTGTACGGGTTGTCGTTGACGATGACAATGTCCTTGCGGCGTGCAAAGTCCACCAGTTTTCGGTACAGTTCCGGTGTGGCGTTCGCTCCTGTCGGCATATTGGGGTAGTTGGTCCACATCAGTTTTACGCGGCTCATATCCATCTTCTCCAGCTCGTCGAAGTCGGGCATCCAGCCGTTCTCCTCTTTCAGGTTATAGTTTACGACCTCTGCACCCAGTATCCTGCTCAATGAAGTATAGGTGGGATAGCCGGGATTGGGAACCAACACCTGTTCGCCCGGGTTGACGAAAGCCAGCGTAACGTGCAGGATACCTTCCTTGGAGCCGATGAGCGGCTGTATTTCTGTATTCGGGTCCAGCTCTACGCCATACCATTTTTTATACCAGCCGGCAAAGCTGCGGCGCAGTTCGGGAATACCCACATAGGGCTGGTAGCCATGTCCGTCGGGGTTGCGGGCCGCATCGCAAAGCGTCTGTATGGTACTCTCCGAAGGAGGCATGTCGGGACTG
This window contains:
- a CDS encoding pyridoxal phosphate-dependent aminotransferase, with the translated sequence MKTENQLSKIKPADRLASVSEYYFSKKLKEVAQMNAEGKDVISLGIGSPDMPPSESTIQTLCDAARNPDGHGYQPYVGIPELRRSFAGWYKKWYGVELDPNTEIQPLIGSKEGILHVTLAFVNPGEQVLVPNPGYPTYTSLSRILGAEVVNYNLKEENGWMPDFDELEKMDMSRVKLMWTNYPNMPTGANATPELYRKLVDFARRKDIVIVNDNPYSFILNEHPISILSIPGAKECCIEFNSMSKSHNMPGWRIGMLASNADFVQWILKVKSNIDSGMFRAMQLAAANALEAGEEWYEGNNKNYRNRRQLAGEIMRELGCTYDENQVGMFLWGKIPDSCADVEKLTERVLHEAHVFITPGFIFGSNGKRYIRISLCCKDDKLAEALKRIKGMR
- a CDS encoding bifunctional 3-deoxy-7-phosphoheptulonate synthase/chorismate mutase type II; translated protein: MELELESILLPGIEEKRPLVIAGPCSAETEEQVMDTAKQLAAKGMKIFRAGIWKPRTKPGGFEGVGVEGLAWLKEVKKETGMYVSTEVATAKHVYECLKAGIDILWVGARTTANPFAVQEIADALKGVDIPVLVKNPVNPDLELWIGAMERINNAGLKRLGAIHRGFSSYDKKLYRNLPQWHIPIELRRRIPNLPIICDPSHIGGKRELVAPLCQQAMDLGFNGLIVESHCNPDCAWSDAAQQVTPDVLDYILNLLVIRKETQSTENLSELRKQIDECDNNLIQELAKRMRIAREIGTYKKEHDMTILQTGRYNEILEKRGSQGSLCGMDSEFIKKVFEAIHEESVRQQMEIINK